The following proteins come from a genomic window of Cucurbita pepo subsp. pepo cultivar mu-cu-16 unplaced genomic scaffold, ASM280686v2 Cp4.1_scaffold000637, whole genome shotgun sequence:
- the LOC111785670 gene encoding peroxidase 64-like isoform X2 codes for MASFAVVFSHFAILLLSVLPLGSSLSLDYYEKTCPGVDFIVNKAVRSAAYKDKTVPAGLLRMHFHDCFIRGCDASVLLNSVGNNKAEKDGPPNLSLHSFFVIDNAKKELESYCPGVVSCADIVALAARDAVVLSGGPTWDVPKGRKDGRISKASETIQLPSPRFNISQLQQSFSQRGLSLDDLVALSGAHTLGFAHCSSFEGRIRNFCPASNVDPEMNPSFAASLRNTCPVNNKAKSAGAYMDTSSTTFDNNYYRLILQKKALFSSDQALLNFPKTKNLVYKFASSKEAFNRAFVNSMIKMSSITGGQEIRKNCRAVN; via the exons ATGGCCTCATTTGCTGTGGTATTCTCACACTTTGCAATTCTTTTGCTGTCTGTTTTGCCTTTGGGGAGTTCACTGAGCTTAGACTACTACGAGAAGACATGTCCAGGTGTTGACTTCATCGTTAATAAAGCTGTCAGGAGTGCAGCTTACAAAGACAAGACTGTCCCTGCGGGACTCCTCCGGATGCACTTTCATGACTGTTTTATAAGG GGCTGTGATGCATCTGTACTGCTGAATTCAGTAGGTAACAACAAAGCTGAGAAAGATGGGCCTCCTAATTTATCTTTGCACTCGTTTTTCGTGATCGACAACGCAAAGAAAGAACTGGAATCCTATTGCCCCGGTGTTGTCTCTTGCGCTGATATTGTGGCTCTCGCTGCAAGGGATGCAGTTGTGCTT TCTGGAGGCCCAACATGGGATGTTCCCAAAGGGAGAAAGGATGGAAGGATATCAAAGGCTAGTGAAACAATACAATTGCCATCTCCAAGGTTCAACATTTCTCAGCTGCAACAAAGCTTCTCCCAAAGGGGATTATCCTTGGACGACCTAGTGGCTCTTTCAG GAGCACACACCTTGGGATTTGCTCATTGCTCATCCTTTGAAGGTAGAATTCGCAACTTCTGTCCAGCCAGCAACGTCGACCCTGAGATGAATCCGTCCTTTGCAGCAAGTCTAAGAAACACATGCCCAGTAAACAACAAGGCTAAAAGTGCTGGTGCTTACATGGATACTTCATCAACCACATTTGACAACAATTATTATAGGCTGATACTCCAAAAGAAGGCCCTGTTTTCTTCTGACCAAGCTCTGCTAAACTTTCCTAAGACCAAGAATCTTGTTTATAAGTTTGCAAGTTCAAAGGAAGCTTTTAACCGTGCATTTGTTAATTCTATGATCAAGATGAGTAGCATCACTGGAGGTCAAGAGATCAGGAAGAATTGTAGGGCAGTGAACTAA
- the LOC111785670 gene encoding peroxidase 64-like isoform X1 — protein MASFAVVFSHFAILLLSVLPLGSSLSLDYYEKTCPGVDFIVNKAVRSAAYKDKTVPAGLLRMHFHDCFIRVFSLEFSTRLNFFVFDKTNLVLFAWVKGCDASVLLNSVGNNKAEKDGPPNLSLHSFFVIDNAKKELESYCPGVVSCADIVALAARDAVVLSGGPTWDVPKGRKDGRISKASETIQLPSPRFNISQLQQSFSQRGLSLDDLVALSGAHTLGFAHCSSFEGRIRNFCPASNVDPEMNPSFAASLRNTCPVNNKAKSAGAYMDTSSTTFDNNYYRLILQKKALFSSDQALLNFPKTKNLVYKFASSKEAFNRAFVNSMIKMSSITGGQEIRKNCRAVN, from the exons ATGGCCTCATTTGCTGTGGTATTCTCACACTTTGCAATTCTTTTGCTGTCTGTTTTGCCTTTGGGGAGTTCACTGAGCTTAGACTACTACGAGAAGACATGTCCAGGTGTTGACTTCATCGTTAATAAAGCTGTCAGGAGTGCAGCTTACAAAGACAAGACTGTCCCTGCGGGACTCCTCCGGATGCACTTTCATGACTGTTTTATAAGGGTATTCTCTTTAGAATTCTCAACACGTTTAAACTTCTTTGTGTTTGACAAAACTAACCTGGTTTTGTTTGCTTGGGTGAAGGGCTGTGATGCATCTGTACTGCTGAATTCAGTAGGTAACAACAAAGCTGAGAAAGATGGGCCTCCTAATTTATCTTTGCACTCGTTTTTCGTGATCGACAACGCAAAGAAAGAACTGGAATCCTATTGCCCCGGTGTTGTCTCTTGCGCTGATATTGTGGCTCTCGCTGCAAGGGATGCAGTTGTGCTT TCTGGAGGCCCAACATGGGATGTTCCCAAAGGGAGAAAGGATGGAAGGATATCAAAGGCTAGTGAAACAATACAATTGCCATCTCCAAGGTTCAACATTTCTCAGCTGCAACAAAGCTTCTCCCAAAGGGGATTATCCTTGGACGACCTAGTGGCTCTTTCAG GAGCACACACCTTGGGATTTGCTCATTGCTCATCCTTTGAAGGTAGAATTCGCAACTTCTGTCCAGCCAGCAACGTCGACCCTGAGATGAATCCGTCCTTTGCAGCAAGTCTAAGAAACACATGCCCAGTAAACAACAAGGCTAAAAGTGCTGGTGCTTACATGGATACTTCATCAACCACATTTGACAACAATTATTATAGGCTGATACTCCAAAAGAAGGCCCTGTTTTCTTCTGACCAAGCTCTGCTAAACTTTCCTAAGACCAAGAATCTTGTTTATAAGTTTGCAAGTTCAAAGGAAGCTTTTAACCGTGCATTTGTTAATTCTATGATCAAGATGAGTAGCATCACTGGAGGTCAAGAGATCAGGAAGAATTGTAGGGCAGTGAACTAA
- the LOC111785672 gene encoding aspartyl protease family protein 1-like has protein sequence MASTFTSAAQMLLFLSIFFLAGEVVSLKFNIHRRFSDSIKGILNSDGLLEKHTPGYYAAMVHRDRLLHGRRLVTSKSETPLTFSYDNHTYHYGSLGDFYYANISVGTPELGFLVALDTGSDLFWLPCECSKCRTSVGTSDGEDLTLNHYSPNASTTSKSVACSNSLCELADQCPSNKSSCPYKIHDASPNTSSSGYLVEDILHLATDDSQSKPVDAKITFGCGKVQTGIFSNVAANGLLGLGMGKISVPSLLASQELTPDSFSMCFGYDGYGNIDFGDIGPSDQRETSLKPNSSSYNVTIIQITVAGKPSNVEFTAIFDSGSSYTYLADPIYTLVTQKIDAAMELDRFIFDSDYPFEYCYQLPLGTLFQQPHLNFTMDSGYIFGVISMFVAIPTDDKGGHAICLTIAKSTDINLFGLNFMAGHRIVFNREKMVLGWNEVNCFDNGADNSPPSNSPPADAPSPSGDSPPAPSTTRTSNSTQSSPGIGTGDATQLNPLACLSVVLLAILFIV, from the exons ATGGCGTCGACATTCACTTCCGCTGCCCAAATGCTActgtttctttctattttctttctcgCCGGCGAGGTGGTTTCGCTCAAGTTCAATATCCACCGTCGGTTTTCGGATTCGATTAAGGGGATTCTAAACTCTGATGGTTTACTGGAGAAACACACCCCTGGATATTACGCAGCTATGGTCCACCGCGATCGACTACTTCACGGCCGGCGATTGGTCACCTCTAAAAGCGAAACGCCTCTGACGTTCTCTTACGACAACCACACCTACCATTACGGCAGTTTGGGAGA TTTCTACTACGCCAATATATCTGTGGGAACGCCGGAGTTAGGTTTCTTAGTGGCATTGGACACTGGAAGCGATTTGTTCTGGTTACCTTGTGAATGCAGCAAATGCCGTACTTCCGTGGGCACTTCAGATGGGGAAGAT TTAACGTTGAATCATTACAGTCCAAATGCTTCAACAACGAGCAAAAGTGTTGCCTGCAGCAACTCTTTGTGCGAGCTTGCAGACCAATGCCCTTCAAACAAAAGTTCTTGTCCTTACAAGATTCATGATGCGTCTCCCAATACATCATCTTCTGGGTATTTGGTAGAAGACATCTTGCACTTGGCCACCGATGATTCACAATCCAAACCTGTTGATGCCAAGATTACTTTTGG ATGTGGTAAGGTCCAAACTGGTATATTTTCCAATGTAGCAGCTAATGGTCTTCTTGGGCTTGGCATGGGAAAGATATCAGTTCCATCCCTCTTAGCAAGCCAAGAGCTTACCCCAGATTCATTCTCCATGTGTTTTGGATATGATGGTTATGGGAACATCGATTTTGGAGACATAGGCCCATCAGACCAGCGAGAAACATCCCTCAAGCCCAACTC TTCATCCTACAATGTCACCATCATTCAGATAACTGTGGCAGGAAAACCCAGCAATGTTGAATTTACTGCAATTTTTGACTCTGGTTCCTCTTATACGTACCTAGCTGACCCAATTTACACTCTCGTTACTCAGAAA ATAGATGCAGCCATGGAATTAGACCGCTTTATATTTGATTCTGACTACCCATTTGAGTACTGTTACCAACTTCC TCTAGGAACACTCTTTCAACAACCGCATCTGAATTTTACTATGGATAGTGGCTATATTTTTGGCGTTATTTCTATGTTTGTTGCCATTCCTACCGAT GACAAGGGTGGACATGCCATTTGTCTTACCATTGCCAAGAGCACTGATATTAATCTCTTCGGAC TGAATTTCATGGCTGGTCATCGTATCGTCTTCAATCGTGAAAAGATGGTTCTGGGCTGGAATGAAGTGAACT GTTTCGACAATGGCGCCGACAACTCCCCTCCGTCCAACTCTCCGCCGGCCGACGCACCATCACCGTCCGGCGACTCTCCTCCGGCACCTTCTACCACTAGAACAAGCAACAGCACGCAGTCATCGCCGGGAATTGGGACGGGTGATGCGACGCAGTTAAACCCGCTTGCCTGTCTCTCTGTTGTCCTTCTTGctattttgtttattgtttga